A DNA window from Haliovirga abyssi contains the following coding sequences:
- the mraY gene encoding phospho-N-acetylmuramoyl-pentapeptide-transferase produces the protein MLYYIYQYLYHDLSVFRIFRYITLRAMIAFVTSFLFVLIIGKPFIKFIKNKKVGEDIRELGPATHFSKKGTPTMGGVLILSSIIFTTLITGNLENKFIILLLLITILFGVIGFLDDFLKWSEKNKKGLSPKKKILGQVIISILVFVFIIKYKLIGNNIDFSLVNPLIKNSYLELGAFFYFIFLLFFITGTSNAVNITDGLDGLVIGPVMITSSILGIVAYFTGHLELSKYLNLYYIEGSGEILVYILAIVGSGLGFLWYNFYPAEIFMGDTGSLTLGGIIAVISILLKQELLLLVIGFVFVIETLSVIIQVGSYKTRKKRVFRMAPIHHHFELKGLPETKVTIRFWIISIICGLIGLLILKLR, from the coding sequence ATGTTATATTATATTTATCAATATCTTTATCATGATTTATCAGTTTTTAGGATTTTTAGGTACATTACATTAAGGGCAATGATTGCATTTGTAACATCGTTTTTATTTGTATTAATAATAGGAAAGCCTTTTATAAAATTTATAAAAAATAAAAAAGTTGGAGAAGATATTAGAGAGCTTGGACCAGCAACACATTTTTCTAAAAAGGGAACGCCTACAATGGGAGGAGTTTTAATTCTATCCTCTATAATATTTACAACTTTAATTACAGGGAATTTGGAAAACAAATTTATAATTTTATTATTATTAATTACAATTTTATTTGGGGTAATTGGATTTTTAGATGATTTTTTAAAATGGAGTGAAAAAAATAAAAAGGGACTTTCGCCTAAAAAAAAGATATTAGGACAAGTTATTATATCAATATTAGTATTTGTATTTATTATTAAATATAAACTAATAGGGAACAATATAGATTTTTCATTAGTTAATCCGTTAATTAAAAATAGCTATTTGGAATTAGGAGCTTTTTTTTATTTTATATTTTTACTATTTTTTATTACCGGAACATCAAATGCTGTAAATATAACAGATGGACTTGATGGATTAGTGATAGGACCTGTTATGATAACATCTTCTATATTAGGAATTGTTGCATATTTTACAGGACATTTAGAGCTTAGTAAATATTTGAATTTATATTATATAGAAGGAAGTGGAGAAATTTTAGTATATATTTTAGCAATAGTTGGTTCTGGACTTGGATTTTTATGGTATAATTTTTATCCAGCTGAAATTTTTATGGGAGACACAGGTTCTTTAACATTAGGTGGTATTATAGCAGTAATATCTATATTGTTAAAACAAGAATTATTATTATTAGTAATAGGGTTTGTTTTTGTAATAGAAACATTATCAGTGATTATTCAAGTAGGATCATATAAAACAAGGAAAAAAAGAGTTTTTAGAATGGCGCCAATACATCATCATTTTGAATTAAAGGGATTACCAGAAACTAAAGTAACAATAAGATTTTGGATCATTTCAATAATTTGTGGATTAATAGGATTGTTAATTTTAAAATTGAGATAA
- a CDS encoding ATP-binding protein: MAKNKIKNNLIFGFISFSIIVILIVVGFFYINIRSSVIDFNKDIVSNNEQTILTMINSNQTQGKKVILQANSKVMKNTKERLNSFIKKASKENNESLLKIFSKTIDQEIKMKEFELKNIVKSQMFVWEDIKSERDSLKKLLKKNSDYKGFIVYGELIDPFFQVGKITENFYKSKIVEKTRRGKTYFYNINNTNYFYLAVPIYNSKQKYNGFIIAKIDIKPILSKLFKEITLGSDRTIFVINSNKKIIKHINKKYENKKFTRVNFNKRLDFQQIIKNKIIYTIKKYNYGNFTIFIVIKEYISDAFSYVDSLKDDTEKVLIQSFNDFNKDLKKASKKTYDVSKEKALDKLNSFIKNIANIFYVVFFIGVLVSILLGIFFADGITKPIKELSFAAKKIGDGNLEYNFDKKLLKRKDEIGELSREFSEMKIRLKENIETVKELERKKAHSERLSIMGQIVSGIVHEIKNPLTSISGFAQIIEETSGEETIRRQSKMIFEEAQRLNKLTLDLLEYAKGSKLDMRRVKVKLLAEEVFDKLSPKITEKNIKVSVDVPENFPTIYADRDKIMQVFINLISNAVEAIKMRRGNIEFIADRIGTGKVEIKIRNDGPVIPEDIIKDLFLPFISHKKGGTGLGLAMVKKIIEDHKGNIKITKGLEKGAEFVIVLPIK; encoded by the coding sequence ATGGCAAAAAATAAAATAAAAAATAATTTAATTTTTGGATTTATATCATTTTCAATAATAGTTATATTGATAGTAGTTGGTTTTTTTTATATTAATATTAGAAGTTCTGTAATTGATTTTAATAAAGATATAGTGAGCAATAACGAACAAACAATATTAACAATGATAAACTCGAATCAAACTCAAGGGAAAAAAGTTATTTTACAAGCCAATAGCAAAGTTATGAAAAATACGAAAGAAAGATTAAATAGCTTTATAAAAAAAGCATCGAAGGAAAATAATGAGTCATTATTAAAAATATTTTCTAAAACAATAGATCAAGAAATAAAGATGAAAGAGTTTGAATTAAAAAACATAGTAAAAAGTCAAATGTTTGTATGGGAAGATATAAAATCCGAAAGAGATAGTTTGAAAAAATTATTAAAAAAAAATAGTGATTATAAGGGGTTTATTGTATATGGAGAGTTAATAGATCCATTTTTTCAAGTTGGAAAAATAACAGAAAATTTTTATAAAAGTAAAATTGTGGAAAAAACAAGAAGAGGGAAAACATATTTTTATAATATAAATAATACAAACTATTTTTATTTAGCAGTTCCAATTTATAATAGCAAACAAAAATATAATGGATTTATAATAGCGAAAATAGATATAAAACCAATTTTAAGTAAACTATTTAAAGAGATAACTTTAGGCTCAGACAGAACAATCTTTGTAATTAATTCAAATAAAAAAATTATAAAACATATAAATAAAAAATATGAAAATAAAAAATTTACTAGGGTGAATTTTAACAAAAGGTTAGATTTTCAACAGATTATAAAAAATAAAATAATTTATACAATTAAAAAATATAATTATGGTAATTTTACTATATTTATTGTAATAAAAGAGTATATTTCAGATGCTTTTTCATATGTAGATTCTTTAAAAGATGATACTGAGAAAGTATTAATTCAAAGTTTTAATGATTTTAATAAAGATTTAAAAAAAGCTTCTAAAAAAACATATGATGTTTCAAAAGAAAAAGCTTTAGATAAACTAAATAGTTTTATAAAAAATATTGCAAATATATTTTATGTTGTATTTTTTATAGGAGTTTTAGTGTCTATTCTATTGGGAATATTCTTTGCAGATGGAATAACAAAACCGATAAAGGAACTTTCATTTGCAGCAAAAAAAATAGGTGATGGAAATTTAGAATATAATTTTGATAAAAAATTGTTAAAAAGAAAGGATGAAATAGGAGAACTTTCAAGAGAGTTTTCTGAAATGAAAATCAGATTAAAAGAAAATATAGAAACTGTAAAAGAGTTGGAAAGAAAAAAAGCACATTCAGAAAGATTATCAATAATGGGACAAATAGTAAGTGGTATAGTTCATGAAATAAAAAATCCATTAACAAGTATATCTGGATTTGCGCAAATAATAGAGGAAACTTCAGGAGAAGAAACTATAAGGCGTCAAAGTAAAATGATTTTTGAGGAAGCTCAAAGATTAAATAAATTAACATTAGATCTTTTAGAGTATGCAAAAGGTTCAAAATTGGATATGAGAAGAGTAAAGGTAAAACTTTTAGCAGAAGAGGTTTTTGATAAATTAAGTCCTAAAATAACTGAAAAAAATATAAAAGTAAGTGTAGATGTCCCAGAAAATTTTCCTACAATTTATGCAGATAGGGATAAAATTATGCAGGTGTTTATTAATTTAATATCAAATGCTGTAGAGGCTATAAAAATGAGACGAGGAAATATAGAATTTATAGCAGATAGAATAGGAACTGGAAAAGTTGAGATAAAAATAAGAAATGATGGACCAGTAATACCTGAAGATATAATAAAAGATCTATTTTTGCCATTTATATCTCATAAAAAAGGTGGGACAGGACTTGGATTAGCGATGGTTAAAAAAATAATTGAAGATCATAAAGGAAATATAAAAATAACAAAAGGGTTAGAAAAAGGAGCAGAATTTGTAATAGTATTGCCTATAAAATAG